The Carnobacterium mobile DSM 4848 genome includes a window with the following:
- a CDS encoding aldo/keto reductase, with translation MLTLAEKHNKTPEQIALRWSIQRDVIPIPKSSHKDRIAENADVFDFFLADDDMNLLNNLDANPKNKNRLRDNMPGTVERKNKGHRR, from the coding sequence TTGTTAACACTAGCTGAAAAGCACAATAAAACGCCTGAACAAATTGCATTACGCTGGAGTATTCAACGAGATGTGATTCCAATTCCAAAATCAAGTCACAAAGATCGGATCGCAGAAAACGCAGATGTCTTTGATTTCTTCTTAGCAGATGATGATATGAACCTATTGAATAATCTGGATGCTAATCCAAAAAACAAAAACCGGTTAAGAGACAACATGCCTGGTACAGTGGAACGTAAGAATAAAGGCCACAGAAGATAA